In Paenibacillus stellifer, the DNA window CACCTCGCGAAATGGGCGGAGCCGGAGGAGAAGGCACCAACCCTGAGCAGCTGTTCGCCGCAGGCTATTCCGCATGCTTCGACAGCGCATTGAACATGGTTGCCCGCCAAAGCCGCATCAAGATCGAAGGCAGCGAAGTAACGGCTACCGTGAGCTTCGGCAAGGTGGAAGACGGCGGCTTCGGCATTGGGGTCAAGCTGGATGTGCTGGTCAAGGGTGTAGACCATGACACAGCCGTAACTCTCGTTAACGGCGCACATGCCGCATGCCCGTACTCCCGCGCCACTCGCGGCAACATCGCCGTGGAGATCAACGTCCTGGAAGAAGAACATTCCTTCGGCGGCGGGTATTGATTTCGGCTCTTTCACGATTATAATGGAAGAAGATTAAACTTTGGAAAATGAGGAAGCACCTCTTGACCGAAGCCCGGCGCATTTGTTCTGCGCCGACTTTGGATAAGGGGTGTTTTGTATGTATGGACAACTGAACAGCGCCTGCCTGTACGGCATTGAAGGCGTCATGATCAGCGTTGAAATCGATCTGGCCAATGGGCTGCCGCAGACCCATATCATTGGCCTGCCGGACTCCGCCATCCGCGAATCGGCGCTGAGAGTCCGCTCCGCTGTCCGCAACTGCGGCTTCCGCTACCCGCAGCAGCGGATTACCATCAACCTGGCGCCGGCCGATCTGCGCAAGGAAGGCTCTGCCTTCGACCTGGCTATTGCGGTCGGCATCCTGACTACGAGCGGTCAGCTAATCATGCCTTCCGCGAAGCGAATGCTGCTGATCGGCGAAGTGGCTCTCGACGGTAGTCTAAGACCCGTCACGGGTGTCTTGCCAATGGTGGAAGCCGCGCGGCGCGAAGGCTTTGAAGCCGTTCTGCTCCCGAGGAAGAACGCGGCGGAAGCAGCACTCATCAGCGGGGTGAAAGTATACGCTGCCGGCCACATTAACCAGCTTCGGGACAACTCTCTTGAGCCGGAATACAAAACGGCGGGAAGTGCAAATCGGGAAGCTGGTTCCTATCTGGCTCTCCCCTCGGACAATCCAGCGTCGCCTATTGCGGAGGACACGCCGGACGGAACAGCCTCACTTCCATTCCCGGTAACAGTGGACGGCGCTCCCGGTTTGAAGGAACCGGTAACAGCCTATTCATTGGAGCATCTTCGCTACATCTCTTCGCCCATTATCACGGAGCCGGCTGCTAATGCCGAAGAGGCGATGAAGGAAGACTACAGCGACGTAACCGGCCAGCATCATGTGAAGCGGGCGCTGACGATAGCCGCCGCCGGAATGCACAATATATTGCTGATTGGTCCACCCGGAACCGGCAAAACCATGATGATCAAGAGACTTCCCGGAATTCTTCCCGCCTTATCCGACAGTGAAGCGCTTGAGGTAACGAAGATCTTCAGTGCAGCCGGCAAGCTAATCGACGCCCGGCAAGGCTTGATCCGGGACAGGCCCTTCCGTTCCCCTCACCACACCATATCAGGAGCGGGGTTGATCGGCGGCGGAAGCGTTCCGAAGCCCGGCGAGGTAAGCCTTGCCCACCGGGGCATTCTGTTCCTCGACGAGCTTCCGGAATTCTCGCGCAGCGTTCTCGAAATGCTGCGTCAGCCGCTGGAGGATCATATTGTAACGATCAGCCGGGCGAGAGCCGCCTTCACATTCCCCGCCAGATTGATGCTGGCTGCGTCTATGAATCCCTGTCACTGCGGACTATTAGGAAGCGGCCATCCGGCGCAGCGCTGCACATGCAGTCCCGCACGCATCGCACAATACCGGGGACGCTTGTCGGGTCCGCTGCTTGACCGGATCGACCTTCAGGTAGAGGTCCCTCGCCCCAGGGACTTGGA includes these proteins:
- a CDS encoding organic hydroperoxide resistance protein, with the protein product MMTIQQKMYETTVKAVGGRSGYVESAAPVFSQKISTPREMGGAGGEGTNPEQLFAAGYSACFDSALNMVARQSRIKIEGSEVTATVSFGKVEDGGFGIGVKLDVLVKGVDHDTAVTLVNGAHAACPYSRATRGNIAVEINVLEEEHSFGGGY
- a CDS encoding YifB family Mg chelatase-like AAA ATPase, which translates into the protein MYGQLNSACLYGIEGVMISVEIDLANGLPQTHIIGLPDSAIRESALRVRSAVRNCGFRYPQQRITINLAPADLRKEGSAFDLAIAVGILTTSGQLIMPSAKRMLLIGEVALDGSLRPVTGVLPMVEAARREGFEAVLLPRKNAAEAALISGVKVYAAGHINQLRDNSLEPEYKTAGSANREAGSYLALPSDNPASPIAEDTPDGTASLPFPVTVDGAPGLKEPVTAYSLEHLRYISSPIITEPAANAEEAMKEDYSDVTGQHHVKRALTIAAAGMHNILLIGPPGTGKTMMIKRLPGILPALSDSEALEVTKIFSAAGKLIDARQGLIRDRPFRSPHHTISGAGLIGGGSVPKPGEVSLAHRGILFLDELPEFSRSVLEMLRQPLEDHIVTISRARAAFTFPARLMLAASMNPCHCGLLGSGHPAQRCTCSPARIAQYRGRLSGPLLDRIDLQVEVPRPRDLDKKTASPGLSTADMRSQVEEAHRLQAARYRRLPISWNSELYGAALKRHADPGPDGSQMLHDLLENLGLSMRSYDRILKLSRTIADLECAERITPGHIAEALQYRNLDKPPGDGE